In Bacillus pumilus, the sequence CACGGCTTTGAGACTTGGGGACACCTGCCACGCATCGCAGAAATGGACGGCAGCAGGTACGATTTAGATATACTAGGAAAAGAATTATAAAACCAGTATCTCTAACCATTCAGATTGTTGACAAAGGGCTAAAATGATGTGTATTTTAGCCCTTTGTCTTCTCTTCAGCGTGATAGAAAACCTTTGAAATCTAGGACGCAGCGGAGCGAATTTGACATTCGTAAGCTCCGGCACGCAGGACTGCGGGCGAATGCGAGGGTTTGTCTACACGTTGCAGCGTCTCTAAATCAAAAAGACGCTTTTTTATGAAACGTGCAACAGCTGTTCAAACTGTTTCGCATTTTGAAGAGATTTTCTTTGCAGGATGATTCCGTGTTCATCAATGAGAATCGCTTGCGGGACAACAGTTACCCCATACAGCTCCATGATTTGTGAAGAGCGCATATAAACGGCTTGATCCGGCAGCAATTGAAGAAGCGACGCATCATCCGCTTGTTCATCTCCATTAATAAAAATGAACTGAGCATCATCACTAGAGATCTGCTGCTGCATATCAGCCAAAATGCTTTTGCACGTCATACAAGTAGAATTCACAAATAACAGCATCACGGCTCTCCCGCTTTGCAAATATTCCTTTAAAATCACCTTTTCCCCTAAATGCGTATAGTTTCGAAATAGCGGGGCCGGATCACCCACTTCTGCTTCCTTCAACTCAATCCCATCAAGGGTTTTTATTTTATTCATAAATTTCCCGATAAAACGGGCAAGCAGAAACACCACAGCCAGCTGAGCAATGACAATCAATAACACAATGATTAATAAAATATCTGTCATTTCATTTTATCTCCTTCTATAATTGATCCAAATTGATTGATCCACTTTCGCTTGAATAACATGATTTCTTGACTGACCGCTATGATGAAACAGACAGCCACTGCAATTAGAAAACAAATGATTTTGAAGTGCCATGGAATCGTCACTACATAGGAATGCACATAAAATAACCCCAGTACAAGAGCCAGCATCAGCACATTTCGAATCACAATCCCCCAATGAAGGCGTTCATTTTCAAGAAGACCTCCACAGCCGCACGAAATATCACGATGCCCTCTCAATAAATTGAACGTGACCGCTCCAGTATAGATACATAAAAGTGCTGTAAGACCAATCGCAGGTACGAGAGACATGTTCCAAATGAACAAATGAACAGTACAAACCAGTTCAACAGACAAAAATAAATAAAACATTGGTGCTGCGAAAGATGGAGGCATCAGCCGATAAGCATTCATCTGCTGCACATGCTCCGTCTGTTTTCTCACTTTATCCAGCCATGCACCTGCAAAAATGATTCCTAGTAGATAGACACCTATGAAATAAAAGACACTCACCTTACACCATCTCCTTTTGTTGAAATAGTTGAGATTGTGCCTCGTAAAGCCTTTTGTACTCTCCGTTTAGCGTCATAAGCTCATCATGGTTCCCCTCTTCGACGAAAGCACCATCTTTCATAACGATAATACGGTCTGCTAAGCGGGCCGCTCCCATACGATGTGTAATAAACAAAACACCTTGATCCTGCGTATGATCGAATAACTTTCGAATGAGTGAAATCTCCGACAGTGGGTCGAGAGCAGAAGTTGGTTCATCTAAAATGATAAAATCACTCTCTCTAAAAAAGGTTCTCGCCATCGCAAGCTTTTGCCATTGTCCACCAGACAGTTCATGGCCTTCTTCAAAAAAGCGGCCAAGCTGCGCATCATACGTTTCTTCCATTTGATTGATTCTTTTTTCTATACCTGCTTGCCGCGCAGCTAAAATCATTCGCTCTTCCTCATCTATATCGTCGATACGGCCAAACCCAATGTTTTCTTTCACAGTGAATTCGTACTTCATAAAATCTTGAAAAAGAACAGACATTCTAGCATGATATGACCTTTTATGAATGGTGGAAATAGACTCACCATTGACTTTCTGCATATTCGGCTGATCTGGATCGTATAAGCCGGTCAAACATTTGATCAAGGTGGTTTTACCTGATCCGTTATCCCCGACTAATGCTATACGTTCACCTTTATTGATATGAAAATGTATATGCTCAATAGCAGGCGTTTTCATATTCGGATAAGTAAAAGAGAGATTTTCTAGTGTGATGGACTGAATATGCTCGATCCTCCGAAGCGATGCTGCACTTTCTGACTGTTCATGAATTTCCTCTTCTCTCTTTTGAAAAGTTCTCATTTCATCAACATAAAGACTCGTTTCATATAAACTAGAGAATTCCCTCGTTAAATCTTGAAAACCACTTTGAATGTTTTGTACAGCTTGCAGCACAGCGACAAACGTCCCCGCCGCGATTTTTTTTTGGAAAATAAGAAAGACAATAAAAAGACCGCAGCACACATAGGCAAAGGTCATGAGCAATCCGCCCGCCATCTCCCAGCGGACTTGTCGTTTAAGCAATTTATATTTCTCATCTGCACTTTTTACATAATGACCTTTCCATTTTTGAAGAAGATAATTCCCTATTCCATATAAACGTATTTCCTTCAGAGAATCTCTTTGTGCTACAAGATCGGACACATACATTTCTCTTCGATCATTGGCAGTTAACATGCGGTTTAATTGATAACGCGCACCTCCAAAAAAAAGTTCAATCCACAAGACAGGCAGGGTAAACACGATCAGAATGACCGCCAAGCCCCAGTGGATACCGACCATGTAAATGAGAAGTGATACAACAGTAATCAACGCGCTCATGATTGTGAAAATACTCCTGACCATACTCAGAACGTGCTGATGACTGTTCATCACACGTTGACTTTCATTATAAAAAGACGGGTGTTCAAACGTAATAAACGGAAGCCTTATCGCCTTCTGAAGCAATTCACCCTTCAAATGCAAACCAATCAGATTTGTCGCTTTCTGCTGACTAAGCTGAAGAATGAACTGAAGCCCATATCCTAAAACCACAATGACCATTTGCAACCCAAATAACCACAAAACCTTTTGGATGTCTCCTGAAGAAGTCATAAATAAAATAATTTCATTAATCAATGTTTGAATAATCCAGACGCTAGCCAAGGGCATAAAACCAACGATCACTTGGACCAACAAGGTTAAAAGAAGATAAGAACGACTTCTTTTCCAAGTATAGGAGATTGCATATAAACAATGGTTTACTGTACTCATCAAATGCTCCACCTTACACCATTTAGTATAATTGACATATTTTTGATAATTGTATTATGATAGCTTTGCGTAACTTCACTCTGAGAGGACGATATACGATGAATTCAATCTTACTTTTACAGCTCACTCTTATTCTTTGCAGTCTTTTATTAACTGTCGGAGTCATCACTTATTTAAAACATCAGATGAAGCTGATCATCTTACCTATTCAACATGTTGGACAAAAACTTGTGCATCCGCTTCTCGAACAACCATCACCCATTCATATGAATGATCTGCTGCAAACAAATCAAATGCAGCAATTACTTATTTTCACTGACACAGCATGTCCGCACTGCATCCCGTCACTTGAACAATTCCTAGAAACGAAAGAACAGCGTAAATTAAACGTCTCATTTAGTATCTTGTTAAAGAATGGGCAAGAAAAGGATCAAGAATTATATCGTGATAACCAAACCAACATGCGAATTATCCCGGTAGATGAGCAATTGATAGAGGCATTCCAGATTCAAGAGTTTCCATATTACATCATGGTAGAAGACGATGAAACAATCTCATATGCGGCACCTTTTCCGGATGGTCTTTATTCAAGGTTGCCTGCAAAATAAAGATAAATGAGGCATGTGAAGAGTATCAAACACACGCCTCATTATTTATTATTGTGGATTTGGCTGAACATCCTTATCTTTTTCCCCTGTAGCGATTTCACTAGCTTCACCTGAAGCTGATGCTTGTTCCTCAGCTTGTTCAAACTCACTGCGAGCTTCATTTGAAATGTCTACTTGATCACCGTGCTGATTCACAGTAACGGACGAAGAAGACCCCTCTTTTTGAACCTCTTCCTCTAGTTCCTTTAATTTAGAAACATGAAGCTCTAAATCTTTTCCTTGCTGAACTAAAGTCAGTTGTTGAAATAATGCCTTTCTCTCTTCTGGAGAATGGTCGCCTTGAACAATTTGCGCAGCTTGGGTTAAAAAAGAATTTGATGTCTGGCCCGCTTGACGACTGTTCGACGTCTGCATAGCATCTGTTAAGAATGAAATTGAAGATATGCTCATGCGTTCACATCCTATTAAATAAGATACCTAGATTTAGCAGCCGCATCTAACGCGTTCTTGGCTAGTACAAATCTCACCTGTGTCACGATCCACGTAGTAACGGAAAGTTCCAACACCTTGAAGGAAACAAGTTGGTGCTGATTTGCAAGAAGTTACTAATTTTTGCAAAATGCATCTAGCAGCTGCAGGTTGAACATTGGTCATTTTGTTTAAAAAACGATCTAACATATGAATTCCACCTTCCAATTTTTATGGTAATACAACACAATAATAACCAATCTAAAGACAACTAACAACATATTTTGATATTTTTACTAATTATTTTTAACTACTATCCTTATTTATGACATAATTTGTCGTTAAAAATCATAGTAAATGTTA encodes:
- a CDS encoding MauE/DoxX family redox-associated membrane protein, whose amino-acid sequence is MSVFYFIGVYLLGIIFAGAWLDKVRKQTEHVQQMNAYRLMPPSFAAPMFYLFLSVELVCTVHLFIWNMSLVPAIGLTALLCIYTGAVTFNLLRGHRDISCGCGGLLENERLHWGIVIRNVLMLALVLGLFYVHSYVVTIPWHFKIICFLIAVAVCFIIAVSQEIMLFKRKWINQFGSIIEGDKMK
- a CDS encoding TlpA family protein disulfide reductase, yielding MTDILLIIVLLIVIAQLAVVFLLARFIGKFMNKIKTLDGIELKEAEVGDPAPLFRNYTHLGEKVILKEYLQSGRAVMLLFVNSTCMTCKSILADMQQQISSDDAQFIFINGDEQADDASLLQLLPDQAVYMRSSQIMELYGVTVVPQAILIDEHGIILQRKSLQNAKQFEQLLHVS
- a CDS encoding thiol:disulfide interchange protein, translating into MNSILLLQLTLILCSLLLTVGVITYLKHQMKLIILPIQHVGQKLVHPLLEQPSPIHMNDLLQTNQMQQLLIFTDTACPHCIPSLEQFLETKEQRKLNVSFSILLKNGQEKDQELYRDNQTNMRIIPVDEQLIEAFQIQEFPYYIMVEDDETISYAAPFPDGLYSRLPAK
- a CDS encoding ABC transporter ATP-binding protein encodes the protein MSTVNHCLYAISYTWKRSRSYLLLTLLVQVIVGFMPLASVWIIQTLINEIILFMTSSGDIQKVLWLFGLQMVIVVLGYGLQFILQLSQQKATNLIGLHLKGELLQKAIRLPFITFEHPSFYNESQRVMNSHQHVLSMVRSIFTIMSALITVVSLLIYMVGIHWGLAVILIVFTLPVLWIELFFGGARYQLNRMLTANDRREMYVSDLVAQRDSLKEIRLYGIGNYLLQKWKGHYVKSADEKYKLLKRQVRWEMAGGLLMTFAYVCCGLFIVFLIFQKKIAAGTFVAVLQAVQNIQSGFQDLTREFSSLYETSLYVDEMRTFQKREEEIHEQSESAASLRRIEHIQSITLENLSFTYPNMKTPAIEHIHFHINKGERIALVGDNGSGKTTLIKCLTGLYDPDQPNMQKVNGESISTIHKRSYHARMSVLFQDFMKYEFTVKENIGFGRIDDIDEEERMILAARQAGIEKRINQMEETYDAQLGRFFEEGHELSGGQWQKLAMARTFFRESDFIILDEPTSALDPLSEISLIRKLFDHTQDQGVLFITHRMGAARLADRIIVMKDGAFVEEGNHDELMTLNGEYKRLYEAQSQLFQQKEMV